A part of Chanos chanos chromosome 9, fChaCha1.1, whole genome shotgun sequence genomic DNA contains:
- the fsd1 gene encoding fibronectin type III and SPRY domain-containing protein 1, protein MEDQKESLRKITTTLALKNEEIQNFICTLKQSLLNLEANSTRVQEDLESEFSSLHAVLDELKEGMVTRIKQERASRTYELQSQLSACTKALESSEELLELANQTLCSSETDGFTQAAKEIKDSVTMAPAFRLSLKAKASDNMSHMMVDFTQEREILRAIKFLPVPATPEILLSECQVCDNTITAVWALPEPDSKIDHYILEYRKTNHEGPPRIREDYPWMVAEGIRETEHTLTGLRFDTRYMTFRVKACNKAVAGEFSEPVTLETHAFTFKLDAGSAHQNLRVEDLSVEWDSSGGKVQDIRKDKNRTSSPMHSPARAAMMSPKRTPSARVGRDRFTAESYTVLGDTMIDAGQQYWEVRFDKESKAFAAGVALRSLGRFDQLGKSNASWCIHLNNWLQQSLTAKHNNKARTLDCPIPDRIGVFCNYEEGTLSFYNAKTKQLIHTFRTKFQQPVIPAFMVWNGSFSVQTGLQVPSVVLSGQKRNSGTSSSNASLT, encoded by the exons ATGGAGGACCAAAAG GAGTCTTTGCGGAAGATCACCACCACTCTAGCGTTAAAGAATGAAGAGATTCAGAATTTCATCTGCACTCTCAAACAAAGTTTGCTGAACCTGGAG GCCAACTCCACCCGTGTTCAAGAGGACCTGGAGTCTGAGTTCAGTTCTCTGCATGCAGTGTTGGATGAGCTGAAAGAGGGGATGGTGACCCGCATCAAGCAGGAGAGAGCAAGTCGAACTTATGAGCTACAG agtCAACTGAGTGCCTGCACTAAAGCCCTGGAGAGCTCGGAGGAGCTGCTGGAACTAGCCAATCAGACGCTTTGTTCATCAGAGACGGATGGCTTCACTCAG GCGGCCAAAGAGATTAAGGATAG CGTAACTATGGCTCCAGCATTTCGTCTGTCTCTCAAAGCCAAAGCCAGTGATAACATGAGTCACATGATGGTGGATTTCACACAAGAGAGGGAGATTCTACGCGCAATCAAATTCCTCCCAG tgCCTGCCACTCCAGAGATCCTGCTGTCCGAGTGTCAAGTGTGTGACAACACAATAACCGCCGTTTGGGCTCTGCCTGAACCCGACTCCAAAATCGATCACTACATTTTAGAGTACCGTAAAACGAACCACGAGGGTCCGCCGCGGATTCGGGAAGACTACCCCTGGATGGTGGCGGAGGGAATCCGAGAGACAGAGCACACGCTCACTG GCCTTCGCTTTGACACACGCTACATGACCTTTCGCGTGAAGGCTTGTAACAAAGCTGTGGCGGGTGAATTCTCAGAGCCAGTAACTTTGGAAACACACG CCTTTACGTTTAAGCTGGATGCGGGTTCAGCCCATCAGAATTTGCGTGTTGAGGATCTCAGTGTGGAATGGGACAGCAGTGGTGGGAAGGTCCAAGACATTcggaaagacaaaaacagaaccaGCTCTCCAATGCATTCTCCTGCCAG GGCCGCGATGATGTCGCCGAAGAGAACCCCCTCTGCCCGTGTCGGTCGAGACCGCTTCACAGCTGAGTCTTACACCGTCTTGG gAGACACAATGATCGACGCTGGTCAACAATACTGGGAGGTGCGCTTTGATAAGGAGAGCAAGGCCTTCGCGGCAGGAGTGGCCCTGCGTTCGCTGGGTCGGTTTGACCAGCTGGGCAAAAGCAATGCCTCCTGGTGTATCCACCTTAACAACTGGTTACAGCAGAGTCTGACAGCCAAGCACAACAACAAAGCACGCACCTTAGACTGCCCCATACCTGACCGCATCGGAGTCTTCTGTAATTATGAAGAGG GAACGTTGTCCTTTTACAACGCTAAAACCAAACAGCTCATCCATACATTCAGAACCAAGTTTCAGCAACCAGTCATTCCGGCGTTTATG GTGTGGAATGGAAGTTTCTCCGTGCAGACGGGGCTTCAGGTGCCCAGCGTGGTACTGAGCGGGCAAAAGAGGAACAGCGGGACCAGCAGCTCCAACGCCAGCCTCACCTAG
- the ccdc181 gene encoding coiled-coil domain-containing protein 181 — protein MSQTPSSKTQDEYEDDFEKDLDWLISEEGKSEDQDPDYEDIEAEIDKELEEDEEQMKKKDEEQKEKNGQEEGEEERWPTPMEPLEGVVEPDDNDMLDEEKKYILEKIQQANRQLQNQEPPNHTRRRRLQFKDTLVDLVVPAQEYQRDGAPQRNDETEEEHESALHRDSEVDVSEKMFKLKISQRDESTAVDRAAGEESYSGAGKEGRVLVEKDGKFDLVSLKDVESHGLLPPLPSSYGDSSRRGSPVFQSKSPSASPRQLDSSSAHSIKTESLHAPKPPALPRNRPSSATHSLRSGTRLGTKRRVQSASGTPSFATYTLSPQQKEQLTKLRQRRERLAKEEEQRKHEEEEQRRQENEMAFRAWLMKKRDQLQEERRVQKAQEMERMSCMREYCDPHKAFKVWLQRKQEQQLRERQLEEMKKLEQESGFYFRNREECERAFKTWLRRKRAEKRAEQQAARERSRRLVLEERRARRVQDLLCTVNETKPFCYNDPYGFRF, from the exons atgagtcAGACTCCAAGCAGCAAGACCCAGGATGAGTATGAGGATGATTTTGAGAAGGATTTAGACTGGCTGATCAGCGAGGAGGGAAAAAGTGAAGATCAG GACCCTGATTATGAAGACATTGAGGCAGAAATAGATAAGGAActggaggaggatgaggagcaaatgaagaagaaggacgaggaacagaaagagaaaaatgggcaggaggaaggagaggaagagaggtggCCCACACCAATGGAGCCACTGGAAGGCGTCGTGGAACCGGACGACAAC GACATGCTGGACGAGGAAAAGAAATACATCCTGGAGAAAATCCAACAGGCCAATCGACAGCTTCAGAACCAGGAGCCGCCCAATCACACACGCCGCAGACGACTTCAGTTCAAAGACACCTTAGTGGACCTGGTGGTACCGGCACAGGAGTACCAACGAGACGGAGCTCCTCAGAGGAACGACGAGACCGAAGAAGAGCACGAGAGCGCCCTCCACAGGGACTCAGAGGTCGACGTGTCAGAGAAGATGTTTAAACTAAAGATTTCACAGCGCGATGAGAGCACAGCAGTAGACAGAGCAGCTGGGGAGGAGAGCTACAGTGGAGCCGGCAAAGAGGGACGTGTTTTGGTGGAAAAAGACGGGAAGTTTGATTTGGTCAGTTTGAAAGATGTGGAGAGTCATGGTTTACTCCCCCCTTTGCCCTCCTCTTACGGGGACAGCTCTCGGCGTGGCTCCCCCGTCTTCCAAAGCAAAAGCCCCTCTGCTTCTCCGAGACAGCTCGACTCCAGCTCTGCTCATTCCATAAAGACTGAATCGCTACACGCCCCTAAACCTCCAGCTCTTCCCAGGAACAGGCCTAGTTCTGCCACTCACAGCCTACGCAGTGGGACGAGGCTGGGTACTAAAAGGAGGGTCCAGTCAGCCAGTGGCACACCCTCGTTTGCCACGTATACTCTCTCACCACAGCAGAAAGAGCAGCTTACCAAACTCCggcagaggagggagaggcTTGCGAAAGAA GAGGAGCAGCGGAAGCAcgaagaagaggagcagagacgGCAGGAGAATGAGATGGCATTCCGGGCGTGGCTGATGAAgaagagagaccagttacaagAAGAGCGGCGGGTCCAGAAGGCCCAGGAGATGGAGAGGATGAGCTGCATG AGGGAGTACTGTGACCCTCATAAGGCCTTTAAAGTCTGGCTACAGAGGAAGCAGGAacaacagctgagagagagacagctggaagaaatgaagaaactggagcaggagagtGGATTCTACTTCCGCAACCGcgaagagtgtgagagagcctTTAAAAC GTGGCTGAGGAGGAAACGAGCGGAGAAGAGGGCAGAGCAGCAGGCTGCTCGAGAGCGCTCCCGCAGGCTGGTACTGGAAGAGCGGCGGGCCAGGCGTGTGCAGGATCTGCTCTGCACGGTTAATGAGACCAAGCCCTTCTGCTACAATGATCCTTACGGTTTCCGGTTCTGA
- the cpox gene encoding oxygen-dependent coproporphyrinogen-III oxidase, mitochondrial: MSSIALCTLKRTVRSPVKLFHVSTAKGVQPGMVDFHSVVSSNPSFRKCGFLPGLKWSFRATGIRQMTHGASGRIQNEPFRKSFYLVAGAAAVAGIVTGISHFQRAEMATKIPRVEEREGGDIAERCKSFMSPPVTDIQVLQQRKGEMSTRMEMLIMETQAEFCKALEEVDGGKFRVDRWQRKEGGGGISCVMQDGKVFEKAGVNVSVVYGNLTEEAARQMRSRGKVLKGKDGKLPFRAMGVSSVIHPKNPHIPTVHFNYRYFEIEEADGTKQWWFGGGTDLTPIYINLEDGSHFHNVLKEACDKHNPQYYPDFKKWCDRYFYIRHRGETRGIGGIFFDDLDSPSQEEVFSFVKSCAKTVVPCYLPIVRKHLNDSFSPEEKDWQQVRRGRYVEFNLVYDRGVKFGLATPGSRVESILMSLPLTARWEYMHEPAKGSKESEMLEVLRSPREWV, from the exons ATGTCATCGATTGCTTTGTGCACGTTAAAACGTACGGTACGGTCCCCTGTTAAACTTTTCCACGTTTCCACCGCCAAAGGTGTTCAACCTGGTATGGTTGATTTTCACTCTGTAGTATCTAGTAACCCTTCTTTCCGTAAATGCGGCTTTCTACCGGGTTTGAAGTGGTCTTTCAGAGCAACCGGAATAAGACAGATGACTCATGGAGCATCAGGAAGGATTCAAAACGAGCCGTTTAGGAAAAGTTTCTATTTAGTTGCTGGAGCCGCAGCAGTAGCAGGTATCGTAACTGGGATAAGTCACTTCCAGCGGGCTGAAATGGCAACCAAGATACCTAGggtggaagaaagagaaggaggtgaTATTGCCGAGAGATGCAAGTCGTTCATGTCTCCACCGGTCACCGACATCCAAGTATTGCAACAAAGGAAAGGAGAAATGTCTACTAGGATGGAAATGCTGATTATGGAAACACAGGCTGAATTCTGTAAAGCTCTCGAGGAGGTGGACGGTGGCAAGTTCAGAGTGGACAGGTGGCAACGTAAGGAAG GTGGCGGTGGGATCAGCTGTGTCATGCAGGATGGGAAGGTGTTTGAGAAGGCCGGCGTGAACGTCTCTGTGGTCTATGGGAATCTCACGGAGGAGGCTGCGAGGCAGATGCGCAGCCGTGGAAAAGTGCTGAAAGGGAAAGACG GAAAGCTGCCATTCCGTGCCATGGGTGTGAGCTCGGTCATCCACCCCAAAAACCCCCACATTCCCACTGTGCACTTCAACTACAGATACTTTGAAATTGAAGAAGCTGATG ggACGAAGCAGTGGTGGTTTGGAGGAGGTACAGATCTCACTCCCATTTACATTAACCTGGAAGATGGTTCCCACTTCCACAATGTACTGAAGGAGGCATGTGACAAACACAATCCCCAATACTATCCTGACTTCAAGAAGTG GTGTGACCGGTATTTCTATATCCGTCACCGCGGGGAGACGCGAGGCATTGGTGGGATCTTCTTTGATGATCTGGACTCACCCAGCCAGGAGGAAGTCTTTTCATTTGTCAAGAGCTGTGCAAAAACTGTGGTGCCTTGCTATCTGCCCATTGTGCGTAAACATCTCAATGATAGCTTCAGTCCTGAGGAGAAGGACTGGCAGCAAGTCAGACGTGGCAG GTATGTGGAGTTTAACCTGGTCTATGACAGGGGTGTGAAGTTTGGTCTGGCCACCCCAGGCTCCAGGGTCGAGAGTATCCTCATGTCCCTCCCCCTTACAGCAAG GTGGGAGTACATGCATGAGCCAGCCAAAGGCTCTAAGGAGTCAGAGATGCTGGAGGTACTTCGCAGCCCCAGGGAGTGGGTCTGA
- the prrg1 gene encoding transmembrane gamma-carboxyglutamic acid protein 1 encodes MGSVFLPSDEAHSLLRRLPRANYFLEEMKQGNIQRECREEICTYEEAREAFENDEKTRRFWEEYVRESSPSGGSHNSGGVNSLYLVLPLLLVLLLVTAISVAAWRCYSRRRAKRSPVIGGSHRDTTLSVVSMDQWGQDNHQDHSPHSEISVHSSPIYPSADFTPGRNNHGDPPPSYEEAVGHTDVHIETEPPPQYEDIAHNRSTTAIVGQGR; translated from the exons ATGGGGTCCG TGTTCCTGCCCTCAGATGAGGCTCACTCGCTGTTGAGGAGGTTACCAAGAGCTAACTACTTCCTGGAGGAGATGAAACAAggaaacatacagagagaatgtAGAGAGGAGATCTGTACCTATGAGGAGGCCAGAGAGGCATTTGAGAATGATGAGAAAACT AGACGATTCTGGGAGGAGTATGTACGAGAATCCAGCCCAAGTGGGGGTTCACATAATTCTGGTGGAGTCAACTCCCTATACCTCGTTTTGCCCCTTCTTCTGGTGCTTCTGCTCGTCACTGCGATCTCCGTCGCGGCGTGGAGGTGCTACTCTCGCAGAAGAGCCAAACGAAGCCCTGTCATTGGTGGTTCCCATAGAGACACCACCCTGTCAGTTGTTTCTATGGACCAATGGGGACAGGACAACCACCAGGATCACAGTCCTCACTCAGAGATTAGTGTTCACAGCAGCCCCATCTATCCTAGTGCCGACTTCACCCCTGGGCGGAATAATCACGGAGATCCCCCTCCCTCCTATGAGGAGGCGGTAGGccacacagatgtgcacattGAGACAGAACCCCCACCTCAGTATGAAGACATCGCCCATAACCGCTCTACCACTGCAATCGTTGGACAGGGCAGGTGA
- the tmem47 gene encoding transmembrane protein 47 — MASSVSGTEEVRVSALTPLKLVGLVCIFLALCLDVGAVLSPAWVTADDQYYLSLWESCWKPVTSETWQCSSTLESDWQIATLALLLGGAFLILLSFLVALVSICIGSRRRFYRPVAVMLFAAVVLQACSLVLYPIKFIETISLRIYHEFNWGYGLAWGATIFSFGGAILYCLNPKNYEDYY; from the exons ATGGCCTCGTCCGTGAGTGGAACGGAGGAAGTGCGCGTGTCGGCGTTGACGCCCCTGAAGTTGGTGGGTTTGGTGTGTATCTTCCTCGCGTTGTGCCTGGATGTCGGGGCCGTGCTGAGCCCGGCATGGGTTACGGCTGATGACCAGTACTACCTGTCGTTGTGGGAGTCGTGCTGGAAGCCTGTTACCTCCGAGACCTGGCAATGCAGCAGCACACTGGAGTCGG ACTGGCAGATTGCCACATTGGCCTTGTTGCTTGGTGGAGCTTTCCtgattcttctctctttcctggtGGCCCTTGTGTCGATCTGTATCGGCTCAAGAAGACGCTTCTACAGACCAGTTGCAGTAATGCTCTTTGCTGCAG TGGTGCTCCAAGCCTGCAGTTTGGTCCTTTACCCTATCAAGTTCATTGAAACCATCAGCTTGAGAATATACCACGAATTCAACTGGGGCTATGGCTTAGCCTGGGGAGCTACGATCTTCTCTTTCGGAGGGGCTATCCTTTACTGTCTGAATCCCAAGAATTACGAAGACTACTACTAA
- the tab3 gene encoding TGF-beta-activated kinase 1 and MAP3K7-binding protein 3: protein MAQGGPQLDYHILQDLKQRFPEIPEGVVSQCLLQNNNNLDVCCHLLAQESNRYLYEEYHSPDEVRLNQNNMLHISLAYPPSEGGKTNAGGRHLVHSSSDSHIEPHRGVFPEPHSAPAMAPSPGYNPFFMADQGRSASTPTPPPSIQGMSPTYSPVSRYTMNPITVTLSQNIPSAPQALQIPASHYVNSGGTLYVRPSPSQSPQPTPWPSSGASVYQPPPYTPPSYPSPYSSPQHQVQQPPHVFLPISPPTLPNMPYQQQPSVSYRPYISNKNSLKSQIDIKLDVSRPRSSSPVHPPQGALYMATSPSPSSPSRPISMTGPPGTSFHPGVFLHQGPARPRPASSPQPASSAYTFKIKMSPGQASRPPGSPPVVEPDSLLNIVDQGEHHAAPAPILPITVLPGNISQISHMPRRSSSGSDDYAYTQALLLHQRARMERLMKELFAERQKLEQLKQEVNDMEYDVLQRRFRRVNSSSLIPRPEEMTMMRSLNRQLQIDIDCTLKETDLLQSRGKLDPKTMSNFYDNIQPGPVVPPKPHVKKAERGHGSKPVGGAQRDEDFEGAQWNCESCTFLNHPALNRCEQCEMPRYT from the exons ATGGCGCAGGGAGGCCCTCAGTTGGACTATCATATTCTGCAGGACCTTAAACAGCGCTTCCCAGAGATTCCTGAAGGGGTGGTATCGCAGTGCCTTTTGCAG AACAATAATAACCTGGATGTGTGCTGCCACCTACTGGCTCAAGAGAGCAACAGATACCTGTATGAGGAGTATCACAGTCCAGACGAGGTCCGCTTGAACCAAAACAACATGCTGCACATCAGCTTGGCCTACCCTCCCTCCGAAGGGGGCAAGACAAACGCTGGCGGACGGCACCTGGTGCACAGCTCCAGCGACAGTCACATTGAACCCCACAGAGGCGTGTTCCCAGAGCCGCACTCCGCACCTGCCATGGCTCCCTCTCCAGGTTACAACCCCTTCTTTATGGCTGACCAAGGACGCTCAGCAAGTACCCCGACACCGCCTCCATCCATACAAGGCATGTCTCCCACCTACTCCCCCGTCTCCCGCTACACCATGAACCCAATCACTGTAACCTTGTCCCAAAACATTCCCTCGGCCCCCCAGGCGCTCCAGATACCTGCCAGTCACTATGTTAACAGTGGGGGCACCCTGTATGTCCGTCCCTCCCCCTCGCAGAGTCCCCAGCCTACCCCGTGGCCCTCGTCTGGAGCCAGCGTTTACCAGCCGCCCCCTTACACCCCTCCATCATACCCATCCCCCTATAGCTCACCTCAGCACCAGGTGCAGCAGCCGCCCCATGTCTTTTTACCCATTAGTCCCCCCACGCTGCCTAATATGCCCTACCAGCAGCAGCCATCTGTCTCCTATAGGCCGTACATCTCCAACAAGAACTCCCTGAAGAGTCAGATTGACATCAAACTGGATGTGTCCCGGCCACGTAGCAGTTCCCCCGTGCACCCTCCACAGGGGGCACTCTACATGGCCACCAGCCCCTCCCCCAGTTCCCCATCACGTCCTATCAGTATGACCGGGCCACCAGGGACTTCCTTCCACCCGGGAGTGTTCCTGCACCAGGGCCCGGCGAGGCCCCGGCCGGCCTCCTCGCCTCAGCCCGCCAGCTCGGCCTACACCTTCAAGATCAAAATGTCTCCGGGCCAGGCCTCGCGCCCGCCGGGTTCCCCTCCCGTGGTGGAGCCCGATTCTCTTCTCAACATAGTGGACCAGGGGGAGCACCACGCCGCGCCCGCTCCGATTCTGCCCATAACCGTGTTGCCAGGCAACATCAGCCAGATCAGCCACATGCCGCGGCGCTCCAGCTCCGGCTCCGATGACTATGCATACACTCAGG CTCTCTTGCTGCACCAGAGGGCAAGAATGGAGCGCCTGATGAAAGAGTTGTttgcagagagacaaaagcTGGAACAACTCAAACAGGAAGTCAACGACATGGAGTATGATGTTCTGCAGAGACGATTTCGACGCGTCAACAGCAGCAGCCTCATTCCAAGG CCTGAAGAGATGACCATGATGCGGAGCCTGAACAGACAGCTCCAAATTGACATTGATTGCACCTTGAAGGAAACTGACTTGCTGCAGTCCAGAG ggaagtTAGACCCGAAAACCATGAGCAACTTTTATGACAATATTCAGCCTGGTCCAGTTGTACCTCCAAAACCTCATGTAAAAAAAG ctgAACGAGGGCATGGTTCCAAGCCTGTGGGTGGAGCCCAGAGGGACGAGGATTTTGAAGGAGCTCAATGGAACTGTGAAAGCTGCACTTTTCTCAATCACCCAGCTTTGAACCGCTGTGAACAGTGCGAGATGCCACGCTACACCTGA